A DNA window from Polyodon spathula isolate WHYD16114869_AA chromosome 18, ASM1765450v1, whole genome shotgun sequence contains the following coding sequences:
- the LOC121331166 gene encoding multidrug resistance-associated protein 1-like — MGLDDFCSLDGSDPFWDWNRTWYTPNPDLTQCFQNTVLVWVPCIYLWVCAPFYYLYLHSHNKGYICMSHLNRAKTVFGFLLWIICWADVFYSFWERSQGTSKAAVYLVNPTLLGITMLLAAFLIQYDRIKGVQSSGVMLVFWLITVVCAAVTFRSKILQAFSEVSSVSVFRYTTFYTYCTLLLVQLILACLADQPPLFSKAVKDTNPCPESGASFLSKITFWWITGLMTQGYKRPLEERDLWSLNEDDQSQGVVAQLVRSWQHECAKIKRSPSLLNLQ; from the exons ATGGGGCTCGATGACTTTTGCAGCCTCGACGGTTCCGATCCATTTTGG GATTGGAACCGGACATGGTACACTCCTAACCCAGATCTGACCCAGTGTTTCCAGAACACAGTGCTGGTGTGGGTCCCCTGCATCTACCTCTGGGTGTGCGCACCTTTCTATTACCTTTACCTCCACAGCCATAACAAGGGGTATATCTGCATGTCCCATCTCAACAGAGCCAAAACT GTTTTCGGGTTCTTGCTGTGGATTATCTGCTGGGCAGATGTTTTCTACTCTTTCTGGGAAAGAAGCCAGGGTACTTCCAAAGCGGCCGTCTACTTGGTCAACCCCACGCTGCTGGGAATCACAATG TTGCTGGCTGCGTTTCTCATTCAGTATGACCGGATTAAGGGGGTCCAGTCTTCCGGGGTGATGCTGGTTTTCTGGCTGATCACGGTGGTCTGCGCTGCTGTCACTTTCCGTTCCAAGATCCTGCAGGCTTTCAGTGAG GTGTCTAGTGTCAGTGTGTTTCGCTACACCACGTTTTATACATACTGCACTCTCCTGCTGGTCCAGCTGATCCTCGCCTGTCTCGCTGACCAGCCGCCACTGTTCTCCAAGGCTGTGAAAGACACT aacCCTTGTCCAGAATCAGGCGCTTCTTTTCTGTCCAAGATCACCTTCTGGTGGATCACTGG GTTGATGACTCAGGGCTACAAGCGTCCCCTGGAGGAGCGGGACCTGTGGTCCCTGAATGAGGATGACCAGTCTCAGGGGGTCGTTGCCCAGCTGGTCCGGAGCTGGCAGCACGAGTGTGCAAAGATCAAGAGGTCA CCATCCTTACTAAACTTGCAATAG